A genomic region of Sulfobacillus acidophilus DSM 10332 contains the following coding sequences:
- a CDS encoding DNA polymerase III, alpha subunit (PFAM: Bacterial DNA polymerase III alpha subunit; PHP domain~TIGRFAM: DNA-directed DNA polymerase III (polc)~COGs: COG0587 DNA polymerase III alpha subunit~InterProIPR004805:IPR003141:IPR004013:IPR011708:IPR 004365~KEGG: sth:STH1885 DNA polymerase III alpha subunit~PFAM: Bacterial DNA polymerase III, alpha subunit; PHP, C-terminal; Nucleic acid binding, OB-fold, tRNA/helicase-type~PRIAM: DNA-directed DNA polymerase~SMART: Polymerase/histidinol phosphatase, N-terminal~SPTR: Error-prone DNA polymerase;~TIGRFAM: DNA polymerase III, alpha subunit) — MAGLSAHLHVHSAFSFLNGASMPEDLVAEAARQGIEVLALTDSDRVSGVVAFLKACEEYGIKGLVGAEVTVEEAGKLILLAPDTEGYTRLNRLLTEAHLSSPRGAPRVSWDVLDTWGPGLVGLTGDREGILARAWLKGRRDTIEDLARRLQRSLAGRVYIELTASLLPGDRLLFRALGDIGQALGIPLVVTAAAHYARKQDFGLFDLMTCIRLGQPVEAVSPERRLNAENYLKPWSMLAQTFRAWPEALATTRQLAETLQTPDILTRRYPPGFSLPDGVTADAYLRHWVRQGAKWRYRERWHTVWPRIRHELEVISRLGYAEYFLVVWDVARYARRQGIRFSGRGSAADSVVAYVLGITDVDAYARQLLFERFMSPERQEAPDIDIDFDARYRDQIEAYVVERYGQDHVARVATYQTYRPRLAVREIGKVLGYPPAELDALAKSLPEMPITAILEHWDDIPELRQYADADRLRQVLAWAQKITGKPRHLGTHLGGVVISQRPLAEIGPRERSAKEVEIMPFDKRDIETLGLMKLDLLSLRIFSAVDIAQKHIQSEQPAFDYDRIPLTDDQTYQRLARGEGVGVFQLESPAQRALAQRLKPDTWEDIVASLALIRPGPIKGNMVDPFVARRRGYEPVTYLLPELEPILKKTYGVILFQEQVIAIASRIAGFTPGEADALRRVMTHARSPEEMAAIGDRFRAKAEARGIDPVTAQALFQQIAGYASYGFNEAHAAAFAETAYRTAYLLEHYPVAYFVGLLNAEPLGYYPIDILLVEARRRGVTIRPLDINHSQVDVVPEEGTIRLGFRLVKGLGRSEAECLVARRPPGGYRHPEEVIERSCLSMDQLIPLIHVGAFDAINPDRVGLLQDIAGPNALQLSEARPERRPVLAQRLAADYRYLGFGQETQWMALWRTKLVQQGFLTVAEVLQKPPGTPVRLVAMIYRPHRPPTRSGKIVVFLSLWDETGLLEAHLPPEGYQQYGHLLFGGKAVRVVALSGTRQPGGMGIRHLAPWPPETTTENLQNLSREFRQNKQENS, encoded by the coding sequence ATGGCAGGTTTGTCGGCCCATCTGCATGTACATTCGGCGTTTTCCTTTTTAAATGGGGCTTCGATGCCCGAAGACCTGGTAGCGGAGGCGGCCCGGCAAGGCATCGAGGTATTGGCATTAACCGATAGCGATCGCGTATCGGGTGTCGTAGCCTTTTTAAAGGCGTGCGAAGAATATGGCATCAAGGGGTTGGTCGGGGCGGAGGTAACCGTTGAAGAGGCGGGCAAACTCATTTTGTTGGCGCCGGATACCGAAGGATATACGCGACTGAATCGTCTATTGACCGAAGCGCATTTATCGTCGCCCCGCGGGGCCCCGCGGGTTTCCTGGGACGTTCTGGATACCTGGGGGCCGGGATTGGTAGGTCTGACCGGCGATCGTGAGGGGATTTTAGCCCGGGCTTGGCTAAAAGGGCGTCGGGATACCATCGAGGATTTGGCCCGGCGGCTTCAGCGCAGTCTTGCCGGTCGTGTCTATATCGAGTTGACCGCCAGTCTTTTACCGGGAGATCGCCTATTGTTCCGGGCGCTTGGAGATATCGGGCAAGCGCTGGGAATTCCTCTGGTGGTAACCGCCGCCGCCCATTATGCCCGAAAGCAAGATTTTGGTCTTTTTGATTTAATGACCTGCATTCGGTTGGGACAACCGGTCGAAGCGGTTTCGCCGGAACGGCGGCTTAATGCGGAAAACTATCTGAAGCCGTGGTCAATGTTGGCTCAAACGTTTCGGGCTTGGCCGGAGGCGTTGGCTACCACCCGGCAGTTGGCGGAAACATTGCAAACACCGGATATTTTAACGCGCCGGTATCCTCCCGGATTTTCATTGCCGGACGGGGTGACCGCCGACGCCTATCTGCGTCATTGGGTGCGCCAAGGCGCTAAATGGCGTTATCGTGAACGCTGGCACACCGTGTGGCCTCGGATTCGTCATGAACTCGAGGTCATTAGCCGGCTTGGCTATGCCGAGTATTTTTTGGTGGTCTGGGACGTGGCCCGTTATGCTCGACGGCAAGGCATTCGGTTTTCCGGGCGAGGATCGGCCGCCGATTCGGTTGTGGCCTATGTGCTGGGCATTACCGATGTGGATGCGTATGCTCGGCAACTCTTGTTTGAACGGTTTATGAGTCCGGAACGGCAAGAAGCGCCGGATATCGACATTGATTTTGATGCACGTTACCGCGACCAAATCGAAGCGTACGTGGTAGAGCGTTACGGACAAGATCATGTGGCCCGGGTGGCCACTTACCAAACGTATCGACCGCGGCTGGCGGTCCGTGAAATAGGCAAGGTATTGGGGTATCCGCCGGCCGAATTGGATGCGTTAGCCAAATCGCTGCCGGAAATGCCGATTACGGCGATTTTAGAGCATTGGGACGATATTCCCGAACTTCGGCAATATGCGGACGCTGACCGCTTGCGCCAAGTCTTGGCATGGGCACAAAAAATTACCGGGAAACCCCGTCATTTAGGGACGCATCTGGGGGGCGTAGTCATCAGCCAACGTCCACTGGCGGAAATCGGGCCGCGGGAACGATCCGCCAAAGAGGTGGAAATTATGCCGTTTGATAAACGGGATATCGAAACCTTGGGTCTTATGAAACTGGATTTATTATCCCTACGGATTTTTTCGGCGGTCGATATCGCGCAAAAGCACATTCAAAGCGAACAGCCGGCTTTTGATTATGATCGGATTCCCTTAACCGACGACCAAACCTACCAACGGCTCGCCCGAGGGGAAGGGGTGGGGGTTTTTCAACTGGAGAGTCCGGCCCAGCGGGCGTTGGCCCAACGGTTAAAGCCGGATACTTGGGAAGATATCGTGGCTAGTTTAGCCCTCATCCGTCCCGGTCCCATTAAAGGCAATATGGTGGATCCGTTTGTGGCGAGGCGCCGCGGATACGAGCCGGTCACCTATCTTTTGCCCGAACTCGAGCCGATTTTGAAGAAAACTTACGGGGTCATCTTATTTCAAGAGCAAGTTATCGCGATTGCCAGTCGCATCGCGGGGTTTACCCCAGGCGAGGCCGATGCTTTGCGCCGGGTGATGACCCATGCCCGGTCGCCGGAGGAAATGGCGGCTATCGGCGACCGGTTTCGGGCCAAAGCCGAAGCTCGGGGGATCGATCCGGTTACTGCCCAAGCACTTTTTCAACAGATTGCCGGATATGCCAGCTACGGGTTTAATGAAGCACATGCTGCCGCCTTTGCGGAAACCGCCTATCGCACGGCCTATTTATTGGAACATTATCCGGTCGCGTATTTTGTCGGCTTGTTGAATGCGGAGCCACTGGGCTACTACCCGATCGATATTTTATTGGTAGAAGCGCGTCGACGGGGGGTAACGATTCGTCCTCTCGACATCAATCACAGTCAGGTAGACGTGGTGCCGGAGGAAGGGACTATTCGTTTGGGGTTTCGGCTGGTGAAGGGATTGGGACGATCCGAAGCGGAGTGCCTCGTCGCCCGGCGACCGCCCGGGGGTTACCGTCACCCGGAAGAGGTGATTGAACGGTCCTGTCTTTCGATGGATCAGCTTATCCCACTGATTCATGTGGGGGCTTTTGATGCCATTAACCCGGATCGGGTCGGGTTATTACAGGATATTGCCGGACCGAACGCCCTGCAACTCTCGGAAGCGCGTCCGGAGCGCCGACCGGTGCTGGCCCAGCGGTTGGCCGCCGATTATCGCTATTTGGGGTTTGGCCAAGAGACCCAATGGATGGCTTTGTGGCGGACCAAGCTGGTGCAGCAGGGATTCTTAACCGTTGCAGAGGTCCTGCAAAAGCCTCCCGGAACCCCCGTGCGTTTGGTGGCCATGATTTACCGCCCTCATCGGCCGCCGACCCGAAGCGGGAAGATTGTCGTCTTTTTATCCCTTTGGGATGAAACCGGTCTCTTGGAAGCCCATTTGCCGCCAGAGGGATATCAGCAGTATGGTCATTTGTTGTTCGGCGGAAAGGCGGTGCGTGTCGTCGCCCTTTCGGGGACTCGTCAACCCGGCGGTATGGGGATTCGGCATTTAGCCCCGTGGCCTCCAGAGACTACAACGGAAAATCTGCAAAATTTGTCGAGGGAATTTCGCCAAAACAAGCAGGAAAATTCCTGA
- a CDS encoding diguanylate cyclase with GAF sensor (PFAM: GGDEF domain~TIGRFAM: diguanylate cyclase (GGDEF) domain~COGs: COG2199 FOG: GGDEF domain~InterPro IPR000160:IPR003018~KEGG: atm:ANT_08580 hypothetical protein~PFAM: Diguanylate cyclase, predicted; GAF~SMART: Diguanylate cyclase, predicted; GAF~SPTR: Putative uncharacterized protein;~TIGRFAM: Diguanylate cyclase, predicted) translates to MGAVELAGEDANPRQRFHQMVFGVRVFLWIITAVFIGIPAWREALAVGVVILALLGGFTWRSPRFLMAINQVMIAVEWLLLAWAIARTGGLSSSLYILYGAEALYLTAYGRREHALAGAVAMVLVYGWATHGWHTAQFWWRSLVMALYFVAAGFLGHQFRLMRHRSVEMTRRMEQLGQIKLLQQSLLHDDQSLDAMSRQLLKVASDIVRMDAAILVQADSTGRVVHAVAHGLDSLSDDLWDGLTLPSALTVVADLVHRPELQANLYEALRKIELRTLVLIPLKIENVIKGHLILATRPRRMQWAEEEFAIRSVADVLLTQLRFTEAQQVANKRGRLLGILERVGRIVNRNLDMLQLMRGLREAVAKELELDSFLVALTIPEDPEHVLLQYLWDDGEEYPAEVFPLQGEGLAAQVILSGQSLLLNGPQDGGILTGSRKRPIGMIFAPLEYEGRVLGALSVQSYRIEYDHDYLEFVSAIASQATIAIRNAQMYQQTQQAALTDYLTGLGNSRQFNLALQAHLETARETGHGLSLLIIDSDSLKTINDRYGHQAGDAHLKMVAETIRGSIREVDVACRYAGDEFVVILPRLSLSEAVAVGERIRSEIADRHWEFHHHPVVGATISVGAASLLPSMTAEDLFQTADRALYQAKQLGKNRVVAVS, encoded by the coding sequence GTGGGGGCGGTTGAACTGGCCGGTGAGGATGCCAACCCACGTCAACGCTTTCATCAGATGGTGTTTGGGGTCCGGGTTTTCCTCTGGATCATCACCGCCGTCTTTATCGGCATTCCCGCATGGCGTGAGGCATTGGCCGTCGGCGTGGTCATCCTGGCTTTACTTGGGGGGTTCACGTGGCGGTCGCCCCGTTTTTTGATGGCCATTAATCAAGTGATGATTGCGGTGGAGTGGCTCTTATTGGCTTGGGCCATTGCCCGTACGGGGGGCTTGTCCAGTAGCCTCTACATTCTTTACGGAGCCGAAGCGCTTTATCTTACCGCCTATGGTCGGCGCGAACATGCGTTAGCGGGCGCGGTGGCGATGGTCCTGGTGTATGGGTGGGCGACTCACGGTTGGCATACGGCGCAATTTTGGTGGCGGAGTCTGGTGATGGCGCTGTATTTCGTGGCCGCTGGATTTTTAGGCCACCAGTTTCGCCTGATGCGTCACCGCAGTGTGGAAATGACACGACGGATGGAGCAACTGGGCCAGATAAAGCTTCTCCAACAATCGCTCTTACACGACGATCAATCGTTAGACGCCATGTCGCGCCAATTGTTGAAAGTCGCCAGCGACATCGTGCGGATGGATGCGGCCATCTTAGTGCAAGCGGATAGCACGGGGCGTGTGGTCCATGCAGTGGCCCACGGATTGGATTCCCTCTCCGATGACCTTTGGGACGGATTGACTTTGCCTTCGGCACTAACCGTCGTTGCGGATTTGGTGCATCGGCCGGAACTGCAGGCAAACCTCTATGAAGCCTTGCGCAAAATCGAATTACGGACATTGGTACTGATCCCGTTAAAAATTGAGAATGTGATTAAGGGGCATCTGATTTTGGCCACGCGTCCCCGGCGGATGCAATGGGCAGAGGAAGAATTTGCTATTCGATCCGTTGCGGATGTTCTCCTCACGCAGCTCCGTTTTACCGAGGCCCAACAAGTGGCCAATAAACGGGGGAGACTCTTAGGCATCTTGGAACGGGTAGGGCGGATTGTCAACCGGAATTTGGACATGTTGCAATTAATGCGGGGACTACGAGAAGCGGTCGCCAAGGAACTGGAACTTGATAGCTTTTTGGTGGCCTTGACGATTCCCGAAGATCCCGAGCATGTCCTGCTGCAATATTTGTGGGACGACGGGGAAGAATATCCGGCAGAAGTCTTTCCGTTACAAGGAGAAGGATTGGCCGCCCAGGTGATTTTAAGCGGTCAATCGCTGTTGCTTAACGGCCCACAGGACGGCGGGATTTTAACCGGTTCCCGAAAACGTCCAATCGGGATGATCTTTGCCCCGTTGGAGTATGAAGGACGGGTTTTGGGGGCGCTCTCGGTCCAGTCGTATCGTATTGAATATGACCACGATTATCTGGAGTTTGTCTCGGCGATTGCCTCCCAAGCGACCATCGCTATTCGCAATGCTCAAATGTACCAGCAAACCCAGCAGGCGGCACTGACGGATTATTTAACCGGACTAGGCAATTCCCGTCAGTTTAATTTGGCGTTGCAAGCCCATTTGGAGACCGCCCGGGAAACCGGGCACGGTTTATCGTTGCTCATTATCGATTCGGACAGCTTAAAAACCATTAACGACCGTTATGGACATCAAGCCGGCGATGCGCACCTAAAGATGGTGGCCGAAACCATTCGCGGCTCAATCCGTGAGGTTGATGTCGCCTGTCGATATGCCGGAGACGAATTTGTCGTGATTTTGCCTCGTCTCAGTCTTTCGGAAGCCGTCGCGGTCGGCGAACGGATTCGCAGCGAAATTGCGGACCGGCACTGGGAATTTCATCATCATCCGGTCGTTGGCGCTACAATTAGTGTGGGTGCCGCCAGTTTATTGCCTTCCATGACAGCCGAAGACCTCTTTCAAACCGCCGATCGTGCGCTTTATCAAGCCAAACAGCTCGGAAAAAACCGAGTGGTAGCGGTCTCATAA
- a CDS encoding protein of unknown function DUF6 transmembrane (PFAM: EamA-like transporter family~InterPro IPR000620~KEGG: psn:Pedsa_0659 protein of unknown function DUF6 transmembrane~PFAM: Protein of unknown function DUF6, transmembrane~SPTR: Putative uncharacterized protein) yields MTAEAIIYTILWASAAIATKFGLMAGPPLMLAGFRFTFAGVILLIIRRITRHPLIPPRRWWRPLFILGALNTTVYLGASFVALTVMPAGLFNLFVATNPLMVLLVERFVLHRTITRNQWAGLILATIGLALGAGQSIWQWHTPIWSLALIVLGQTAMAIGSIYFHVRRIDLPNMAVNMWQLLIGATLLWPIALGTERTVPIHWNAEWWGALVWLIGGVSIGAMLFWFHLLRHGGARQASFWLLLTPVIGYILGWLLLHESFTWADLGATLLVIGGLILAQISIPAAPAETPSTNY; encoded by the coding sequence ATGACGGCCGAAGCGATCATCTATACCATTTTGTGGGCATCCGCGGCAATCGCGACGAAATTTGGCCTCATGGCAGGCCCGCCCTTAATGTTAGCCGGTTTTCGTTTTACCTTCGCCGGAGTGATTCTGCTGATCATACGCCGGATTACCCGTCATCCGCTGATACCTCCGCGGCGGTGGTGGCGACCGTTATTCATTTTAGGGGCGTTAAACACGACCGTATATCTGGGGGCCTCCTTCGTCGCATTGACCGTCATGCCGGCCGGACTGTTTAATTTGTTTGTGGCCACGAATCCGTTAATGGTATTGCTGGTGGAGCGCTTTGTCCTTCATCGTACCATTACCCGGAACCAATGGGCAGGGCTCATTCTGGCCACAATAGGCCTAGCGTTAGGGGCCGGACAGTCCATCTGGCAATGGCATACCCCGATATGGTCGTTGGCGTTGATTGTGCTGGGACAAACCGCGATGGCCATAGGCAGCATCTATTTTCACGTCCGTCGCATCGACTTGCCCAATATGGCCGTCAACATGTGGCAACTCTTAATCGGTGCCACATTACTGTGGCCTATAGCGCTCGGCACCGAAAGAACCGTGCCTATTCACTGGAATGCCGAATGGTGGGGCGCTCTCGTATGGCTCATTGGTGGGGTGTCCATCGGTGCCATGCTTTTCTGGTTTCATCTGCTGAGACACGGCGGGGCCAGACAAGCCAGCTTTTGGCTTTTGTTAACGCCCGTCATCGGATACATTTTAGGATGGTTGCTGCTCCATGAATCTTTCACCTGGGCCGATTTAGGGGCGACCCTATTGGTCATCGGCGGCCTAATCCTTGCGCAAATCTCGATACCAGCGGCTCCGGCCGAAACCCCTTCAACAAACTATTAA